GAGGCCGGCAGGCGTGTTGGGACGGGAGGAATGGGGCCCGGGGGGGCTTGACCCTCTCCCCCGGAGGGACTGGCAAGGCTGCGAAGCAAGGAGGGGAAAACCTGTGGGTCAGCCGTCCTACCCCGCGCACCGCACGTCTTGCGTAAAGTACTTCTTGCTCAGCTTTGCGTAGTTGCCGCTGGCCTGAACCTTCTGAAGGGCCGCACCGACAGCTGCCCCAACCTGCTTATCGGAACCCACCTTCACGACCAGCGCCACGGGCTGGCTCCACAGCAGGGGACTCACCTGTAGTTTTTCGGGACCGAGGCGCGTGTACATCTTCAGTGCATCAAAGCGGTCCAGCAGCAGCACGTCCGCCGAACCGCCCAGAAAGGCCAGCAGCGCCTTATCGGCGTTCTCAAAGGCGACGACGGTTTTGGGAAAGGGCAGATTGCGAACATAGTTGAAGTAGGGATGGTCCGTCGCCATCGCAATTTTCGCGCTCCTCAGGTCCGCCTCGGTTTTCGGTCCACCGGGCCGGGCGAACA
This is a stretch of genomic DNA from Deinococcus hopiensis KR-140. It encodes these proteins:
- a CDS encoding substrate-binding periplasmic protein; amino-acid sequence: MRISHRFRTSLLASLPFLAFLVTPAAGAVGLSQLQGGTLRVGYFTDTPGLVQQGGGQVTGFAPEVLALVARELKVKNVTWRKLSSQEALLRELSAGTLDAAFDVKLPQILADAEQLAPVVCTGGVMFARPGGPKTEADLRSAKIAMATDHPYFNYVRNLPFPKTVVAFENADKALLAFLGGSADVLLLDRFDALKMYTRLGPEKLQVSPLLWSQPVALVVKVGSDKQVGAAVGAALQKVQASGNYAKLSKKYFTQDVRCAG